One genomic segment of Amycolatopsis sp. WQ 127309 includes these proteins:
- a CDS encoding glycoside hydrolase family 3 N-terminal domain-containing protein: MTTQPTEATGSPEPWRDPAADPAERVRALMARMTPREKLGQLYGVWVGIDAGGEMAPHQHEFVDAVIDLDDLARHGIGQLTRVFGTRPVDPVIGARSLARTQRQIITSSRFGIPAMVHEECLTGLAAWQATIYPAPLSWGASFDPDLVRRMAERIGRTMVGLGVHQGLAPVLDVARDLRWGRVEETIGEDPYLVATIGSAYVAGLEAAGVVATLKHFVGYSASRAGRNLAPVSVGPREIADVLLPPFELALRAGARSVMNSYTDVDGVPAVADRALLTDLLRDTYGFTGTLVADYFSVAFLHRLHGVAADRGDAAGQALTAGVDVELPTMDCYGEPLLAAVEEGSVDAAVVDRALERVLRQKCELGLLDADWAPEVPEEIDLDDAESRDLAREVAERSIVLLRNDGTLPLAPGRRVAVVGPRADAAGAMMGCYSFPLHVGVHHPDVPFGVEVPTVVEALRADHDVTYALGCPVVGGDDDGIAEAVSAVAAADVCVAVLGDRAGLFGGGTSGEGCDAPDLRLPGRQEELLEALLATGKPVILILLSGRPYELSRQADRLAAIVCGFYPGEEGAPALASVLSGRINPSGRLPVGFPAAGASQPSTYLAAPLGRRSEVSTVDPTPLYPFGHGLSYAPATWQDVSATGSLWPTDGTCQVRVTLRNDHDRPTSEVVQVYLHDPVAEVARPERQLIAARRVDLEPGEAKVLDIGLHADLTSYTGRAGHRLVEPGDVELRVGTSSEQIVATLHCTLSGPRREVGFDRVLAPEFSM, from the coding sequence TTGACCACGCAGCCCACCGAGGCCACCGGTTCTCCGGAGCCCTGGCGTGACCCCGCCGCCGACCCGGCCGAGCGTGTCCGCGCGCTGATGGCGCGGATGACCCCGCGCGAAAAGCTCGGCCAGCTCTACGGCGTCTGGGTCGGCATCGACGCCGGCGGCGAGATGGCCCCGCACCAGCACGAGTTCGTCGACGCCGTGATCGACCTCGACGACCTGGCCCGGCACGGGATCGGCCAGCTGACCCGGGTGTTCGGCACCCGCCCGGTCGACCCGGTGATCGGCGCCCGCAGCCTGGCGCGCACCCAGCGGCAGATCATCACGAGCAGCCGGTTCGGGATTCCCGCCATGGTGCACGAGGAGTGCCTCACCGGGCTCGCCGCGTGGCAGGCCACCATCTACCCCGCGCCGCTGTCCTGGGGCGCGAGCTTCGACCCGGACCTGGTGCGCCGCATGGCCGAACGGATCGGGCGGACCATGGTGGGCCTCGGCGTGCACCAGGGCCTCGCGCCGGTCCTGGACGTCGCCCGCGACCTGCGCTGGGGCCGCGTCGAGGAGACCATCGGCGAGGACCCGTACCTGGTCGCCACGATCGGCAGCGCCTACGTCGCGGGCCTCGAGGCGGCCGGCGTCGTCGCCACGCTGAAGCACTTCGTCGGGTACTCCGCCTCCCGCGCGGGGCGCAACCTCGCACCGGTTTCCGTGGGACCGCGCGAGATCGCGGACGTCCTGCTCCCGCCGTTCGAGCTGGCCCTGCGCGCGGGCGCCCGCTCGGTGATGAACTCCTACACCGACGTCGACGGCGTCCCGGCCGTCGCCGACCGGGCGCTGCTGACGGACCTGCTGCGCGACACCTACGGGTTCACGGGCACGCTCGTCGCCGACTACTTCTCGGTGGCGTTCCTGCACCGGCTGCACGGCGTCGCCGCCGACCGCGGCGACGCCGCCGGCCAGGCCCTGACCGCGGGCGTCGACGTGGAACTGCCCACCATGGACTGCTACGGCGAGCCGCTGCTCGCCGCGGTGGAAGAGGGCTCGGTCGATGCCGCCGTCGTCGACCGGGCCCTCGAACGCGTGCTGCGCCAGAAGTGCGAGCTGGGCCTGCTCGACGCGGACTGGGCGCCCGAGGTGCCGGAGGAGATCGACCTCGACGACGCGGAGTCCCGGGACCTGGCCCGTGAAGTGGCCGAACGCTCGATCGTGCTGCTGCGCAACGACGGCACGCTCCCCCTGGCCCCCGGCCGCCGGGTCGCCGTCGTCGGCCCGCGCGCCGACGCCGCCGGCGCGATGATGGGCTGCTACTCGTTCCCGCTGCACGTCGGCGTCCACCACCCCGACGTCCCGTTCGGCGTCGAGGTGCCGACGGTCGTCGAGGCCCTGCGGGCCGACCACGACGTCACCTACGCACTGGGCTGCCCGGTGGTCGGCGGGGACGACGACGGGATCGCCGAGGCCGTCTCGGCCGTGGCGGCCGCGGACGTCTGCGTCGCCGTGCTGGGCGACCGGGCCGGACTGTTCGGCGGCGGGACGTCCGGTGAGGGCTGCGACGCGCCCGACCTGCGGCTGCCCGGCCGGCAGGAGGAACTCCTCGAAGCCCTGCTCGCGACGGGCAAGCCGGTGATCCTCATCCTGCTGTCCGGGCGACCGTACGAGCTGTCGCGGCAGGCGGACCGGCTGGCCGCGATCGTCTGCGGCTTCTACCCCGGCGAAGAGGGCGCGCCCGCGCTCGCGAGTGTCCTCAGTGGACGGATCAACCCCTCGGGCCGGCTCCCGGTCGGCTTCCCGGCGGCCGGCGCGAGCCAGCCGTCGACGTACCTGGCGGCCCCGCTGGGCCGGCGCAGCGAGGTCAGCACGGTCGACCCGACACCGCTGTACCCCTTCGGGCACGGGCTTTCCTACGCGCCGGCGACCTGGCAGGACGTCAGCGCGACGGGGTCGCTGTGGCCGACCGACGGCACCTGCCAGGTCCGGGTGACCCTGCGCAACGACCACGACCGGCCGACGTCCGAAGTCGTGCAGGTGTACCTGCACGACCCGGTCGCCGAGGTGGCCCGCCCGGAGCGTCAGCTGATCGCCGCACGCCGGGTCGACCTCGAGCCCGGTGAGGCGAAGGTCCTGGACATCGGCCTGCACGCGGACCTGACGTCCTACACCGGCCGCGCGGGCCACCGCCTGGTCGAGCCGGGCGACGTCGAACTGCGCGTCGGCACGTCGAGCGAGCAGATCGTCGCGACGTTGCACTGCACGCTGTCCGGACCGCGCCGGGAGGTCGGGTTCGATCGCGTGCTCGCGCCGGAGTTCTCAATGTGA
- a CDS encoding LacI family DNA-binding transcriptional regulator, which translates to MQPSSRVTIRDVAARAGVSVATVSKVINDRYGVSAATLAKVRAVIEELGYEASLVAQSLRNHRTNVIGILVADLEPFSTELLKGAADAIRGSGFELVVYSAGGRTGDPKGWEKRYLSRLSGTLVDGAVLVTPAVSLEAVPGTPVVAVDPHTGPSHLPTIDSDNLRGAQLATEHLLELGHRRIGFLAGRPDLQSAELRKTGYLRALTAAGVAVDQALIRDGAYDPEISAASAHELLTGPDRPTAVFAANDISAIATVGAARELGLSVPEDLSVVGFDNVPESALCSPPLTTVDQPIREMGHRAISMLIALINGDAVERTHLTLDTGLVVRRSTRALP; encoded by the coding sequence ATGCAGCCCAGTTCCAGGGTGACCATCCGTGACGTCGCGGCCCGCGCCGGCGTCTCGGTGGCCACGGTCTCCAAAGTGATCAACGACCGCTACGGCGTCTCCGCCGCGACGCTCGCGAAGGTCCGGGCGGTGATCGAAGAACTCGGCTACGAAGCGAGCCTCGTCGCGCAGAGCCTGCGCAACCACCGGACCAACGTGATCGGCATCCTGGTCGCCGACCTGGAACCGTTCTCGACCGAGCTGCTCAAGGGAGCCGCGGACGCGATCCGCGGCAGTGGCTTCGAGCTCGTCGTCTACTCCGCGGGCGGGCGCACCGGCGACCCGAAGGGCTGGGAGAAGCGCTACCTCTCCCGGCTGAGCGGCACCCTCGTCGACGGCGCCGTGCTGGTCACGCCGGCCGTCTCGCTGGAGGCCGTGCCCGGCACGCCCGTGGTCGCGGTCGACCCGCACACCGGGCCGTCGCACCTGCCCACCATCGACTCCGACAACCTGCGCGGCGCGCAGCTGGCCACCGAGCACCTCCTCGAGCTGGGCCACCGCCGGATCGGCTTCCTCGCCGGCCGGCCCGACCTGCAGTCCGCCGAGCTGCGCAAGACCGGCTACCTGCGCGCCCTGACGGCGGCGGGCGTCGCGGTGGACCAGGCCCTGATCCGGGACGGCGCCTACGACCCGGAGATCTCCGCCGCCTCGGCCCACGAGCTGCTGACCGGGCCCGACCGGCCGACCGCGGTGTTCGCCGCGAACGACATCTCGGCCATCGCGACCGTCGGCGCGGCCCGCGAGCTGGGCCTGTCGGTGCCCGAAGACCTTTCCGTGGTGGGCTTCGACAACGTGCCGGAGTCGGCGCTCTGCAGCCCGCCACTGACCACAGTGGACCAGCCGATCCGCGAGATGGGCCACCGCGCGATCAGCATGCTCATCGCGCTGATCAACGGCGACGCCGTCGAGCGCACCCACCTCACCCTGGACACCGGCCTGGTGGTGCGGCGCTCGACCCGCGCCCTCCCCTGA
- a CDS encoding extracellular solute-binding protein, with the protein MFVKRRIPVVAALAAVVPLALAACSGGGSDAPAQPSGPVTLTWWHNGTTDPIKSIWEKVVTDYHQAHPDVTIKAQPLQNEDFPTKVPLALQGAEPPDVYQSWGSGDLASQITSGKVADITDATKSWISATTGKFGENWQVDGKQYGVPFEQHFVGFWYRKDLFSDAGITEPPKTIDDLNTAVTKLKAKGVAPISVGGKDRWPDAFYFNYFAVRECSVDVLKQSVKAIKLEDPCWTKAGQDLKNFLATQPFQTGFAGTAAQQGAGSSAGLVANGKAAMELQGDWEPGTMSALTEDKQLDSKVGWFPFPSVPGGAGDPAAVLGGGDGFACTTRASKACADFLQYLGSEPVQTQLAAQGAGLPVNTVAAKALKTDTLKAVYDYGTKSPYLQMYFDRAFPTAVGAALNDAVANMFAGQGTPEGIVAAVNQAAAGNK; encoded by the coding sequence ATGTTTGTGAAACGCCGAATCCCCGTAGTCGCCGCGCTCGCGGCCGTCGTACCGCTCGCCCTCGCGGCGTGCAGCGGCGGGGGGAGTGACGCGCCCGCGCAGCCGAGCGGCCCGGTCACCCTCACCTGGTGGCACAACGGCACCACCGACCCGATCAAGTCGATCTGGGAGAAGGTGGTCACCGACTACCACCAAGCACACCCGGACGTCACCATCAAGGCCCAGCCGCTGCAGAACGAGGACTTCCCCACCAAGGTGCCCCTCGCCCTGCAGGGGGCCGAGCCGCCGGACGTCTACCAGTCCTGGGGCTCCGGCGACCTGGCTTCGCAGATCACTTCGGGCAAGGTCGCCGACATCACCGACGCCACGAAGTCGTGGATCTCCGCGACCACCGGCAAGTTCGGCGAAAACTGGCAGGTCGACGGCAAGCAGTACGGCGTGCCGTTCGAGCAGCACTTCGTCGGCTTCTGGTACCGCAAGGACCTGTTCTCCGACGCCGGGATCACCGAGCCGCCGAAGACCATCGACGACCTGAACACCGCCGTCACCAAGCTCAAGGCCAAGGGCGTCGCGCCGATTTCGGTGGGTGGCAAGGACCGCTGGCCGGATGCCTTCTACTTCAACTACTTCGCCGTCCGCGAATGCTCGGTCGACGTGCTCAAGCAGTCGGTGAAGGCGATCAAGCTCGAGGACCCGTGCTGGACGAAGGCGGGGCAGGACCTGAAGAACTTCCTGGCCACGCAGCCGTTCCAGACCGGGTTCGCCGGCACCGCCGCCCAGCAGGGCGCGGGCAGCTCGGCCGGCCTGGTCGCCAACGGCAAGGCGGCGATGGAGCTGCAGGGCGACTGGGAGCCCGGCACGATGTCGGCGCTGACCGAGGACAAGCAGCTGGACTCCAAGGTCGGCTGGTTCCCGTTCCCGTCCGTGCCCGGCGGCGCGGGCGATCCCGCGGCCGTGCTCGGCGGCGGTGACGGTTTCGCCTGCACCACCCGCGCGTCGAAGGCGTGCGCGGACTTCCTGCAGTACCTGGGCAGCGAGCCGGTGCAGACGCAGCTCGCCGCGCAGGGCGCCGGCTTGCCCGTCAACACCGTTGCCGCCAAGGCGCTGAAGACCGACACCCTGAAGGCCGTCTACGACTACGGCACGAAGTCGCCGTACCTGCAGATGTACTTCGACCGGGCGTTCCCGACGGCGGTCGGCGCCGCGCTGAACGACGCGGTGGCCAACATGTTCGCCGGCCAGGGCACCCCTGAAGGCATCGTGGCGGCCGTCAACCAGGCCGCGGCGGGCAACAAGTGA
- a CDS encoding carbohydrate ABC transporter permease, translated as MTTTTSPVRAARPPAPAVPVRKRRSSLRKRLELALLLGPALLLFAGFVLVPIGIAAFYSLFNWNGFGALDDFVGFDNYVDAFGGDVFQSAIVHNLIIAGLSIVVQLPLSIGLALLLNRKLRGRAVLRSLVFAPYVLSEAITAVIWVLMLQPSGFADQVLEGAGLGGLVRQWLADPGIVLYTLFAVITWKFIGFGIILLLAGLQGVPAELREAAALDGASAWQTTRHVVLPLLGPTIRIWIFLSVIGSLQLFDIVWIMTLGGPANASTTMATYLVDHGFKRYEFGFGSAVAVILFVICFVFALLYQRFALRRDTQGALTRMVG; from the coding sequence GTGACCACGACCACCAGCCCGGTGCGGGCGGCGCGACCGCCCGCACCGGCGGTGCCGGTCCGGAAGCGGCGGTCGAGCCTGCGCAAGCGGCTCGAGCTGGCGCTGCTGCTCGGCCCGGCGCTGCTGCTGTTCGCCGGGTTCGTCCTGGTGCCGATCGGGATCGCCGCGTTCTACAGCCTGTTCAACTGGAACGGGTTCGGCGCGCTCGACGACTTCGTGGGCTTCGACAACTACGTCGACGCCTTCGGCGGCGACGTGTTCCAGAGCGCGATCGTGCACAACCTGATCATCGCCGGGCTGTCGATCGTGGTGCAGCTGCCGCTGTCGATCGGCTTGGCACTGCTGCTCAACCGGAAGCTGCGCGGCCGGGCGGTGCTGCGGTCCCTGGTGTTCGCGCCGTACGTCCTGTCCGAGGCGATCACCGCGGTGATCTGGGTGCTCATGCTGCAGCCGAGCGGGTTCGCCGACCAGGTGCTCGAAGGCGCCGGGCTCGGCGGCCTGGTCCGGCAGTGGCTGGCCGACCCGGGCATCGTGCTCTACACGCTGTTCGCGGTGATCACCTGGAAGTTCATCGGCTTCGGCATCATCCTGCTGCTGGCCGGGCTGCAGGGGGTGCCGGCCGAGCTGCGCGAGGCCGCCGCGCTCGACGGGGCGTCGGCGTGGCAGACCACCCGCCACGTCGTGCTGCCGCTGCTCGGGCCGACCATCCGGATCTGGATCTTCCTGTCGGTGATCGGCTCTCTGCAGCTGTTCGACATCGTGTGGATCATGACGCTCGGCGGGCCCGCGAACGCGTCGACGACGATGGCGACCTACCTGGTCGACCACGGCTTCAAGCGCTACGAGTTCGGGTTCGGCTCCGCCGTCGCGGTGATCCTCTTCGTCATCTGCTTCGTGTTCGCGCTGCTGTACCAGCGGTTCGCGCTGCGCCGGGACACCCAGGGCGCCCTGACGAGGATGGTGGGTTGA
- a CDS encoding carbohydrate ABC transporter permease, producing the protein MRSRRFGLSMGYLAAIVVVGVTLVPLLFVVLGGFRSNAQINSDPAGLPGPWITENYASVLGSSAFWTFLGNSALIAVIATAVAVGLGSMAGFALSRYHFKGREALYTLFTLGLLFPLTVATLPLYLWLRQLGMLESFWGVAIPEAAFSLPVTIVILRPFMHAIPGELEDAAVLDGASRLGFFWRILLPLSAPALTTVGVLAFVTSWNAYLLPLLVFNDSAHFTLPLGVATFQSQYSQDTARVLAFTALSMIPALAFFVLAERRIVGGLTGSVKG; encoded by the coding sequence ATGCGCTCGCGCCGGTTCGGCCTGTCGATGGGGTATCTCGCGGCGATCGTCGTGGTCGGTGTGACTCTCGTGCCGCTGCTGTTCGTGGTGCTCGGCGGGTTCCGCAGCAACGCGCAGATCAACTCCGACCCGGCGGGGCTGCCCGGGCCGTGGATCACCGAGAACTACGCCTCGGTCCTCGGCTCGAGCGCGTTCTGGACGTTCCTCGGCAACAGCGCGCTGATCGCGGTGATCGCGACCGCCGTGGCCGTCGGCCTGGGCTCGATGGCCGGGTTCGCGCTGTCGCGGTACCACTTCAAGGGCCGTGAAGCGCTGTACACGCTGTTCACCCTCGGTCTGCTGTTCCCGCTCACCGTCGCGACGCTGCCGCTGTACCTGTGGCTGCGCCAGCTCGGCATGCTGGAGAGCTTCTGGGGCGTCGCGATCCCCGAGGCGGCGTTCTCGCTGCCGGTGACGATCGTGATCCTCCGTCCGTTCATGCACGCCATCCCCGGCGAGCTGGAGGACGCCGCGGTGCTCGACGGTGCGAGCCGGCTCGGGTTCTTCTGGCGGATCCTGCTGCCGCTGTCGGCGCCCGCGCTGACGACGGTCGGCGTGCTCGCCTTCGTCACCAGCTGGAACGCCTACCTGCTGCCCCTGCTCGTGTTCAACGACTCCGCGCACTTCACGCTCCCGCTCGGCGTCGCCACGTTCCAGTCCCAGTACTCCCAGGACACCGCCCGGGTGCTCGCGTTCACCGCGTTGTCGATGATCCCCGCGCTCGCGTTCTTCGTGCTCGCCGAACGACGCATCGTCGGCGGGCTCACCGGATCCGTGAAGGGCTGA
- a CDS encoding glycosyl hydrolase 115 family protein has protein sequence MTSEVHRRAFLQLLAVAGAGTAVLPGTAAAGTGFPLVERGKAATIVVGSGDRPGVRRVAGDLAADVERVTGVRPAVSIDVVPAHGPVVLVGTLGHSPLVDDLVRAGRLDVTGVAGKWETSLSQVVDGTLVLTGSDQRGVIYGVYEVSRRIGVSPWYWWADVPPRRSAELHLPGERFSLGTPRVKYRGFFINDENPALGTWAPAYFGPGKAPGYPGGFTHEFFAKVFETMLRLRANYLWPAVWGRAFAEDDPLNHATAKEYGVVMGTSHEAPMMRGIEEWNRHAVAAVRDAAGTIVTPGHDPYGGTGEWSFRRNGEAIKAYWADGIRRMAREDFEGVVTLGMRGNGDVSLPDGDGIELMREILATEREILARELTTDVPQVWTLYKEVQRYWAQGLRPADDVIVVFTDDNWGNIRKHPDLSLPPHPGGYGLYYHFDYVGGGRNYKWVDTSLIANTWEQLNQAVSYGNDRLWVVNVGDLKGNELPLQFFLDYAWNPSALPASQLSTWERNFAATNFGAAPASDIASVLHDYGRLQSRRKPELLNRKITLQADGTIAYDDQATPFSLVNYRELDTVTDEWQALAARASKISSRLPAVYRDAYYELVLYEVEATANLYALRRAEFTNLLYAAQGRASANALAAVTEARFADDLALAAKYNTGIAGGKWNGFQTQPHIDYGDVARYGPNAPWQQPEKDNVALPDVIFPAVQRVSVPAAAEMGVAVDGSEQWWPAAPGRPVLPEFSPFQSTPAQYVDVFNRGRTPFRCTVTAGAPWVRVEPRGGRVDEELRMTVRIDWARAPKGTTTVPITVSGAGRSVVVDAVVVNRSLPVTWRHGFVEAGGHVSMEADHGDAVPAAGVSWRRIPDLGRTGAGMTPFPVTAPSRAAGTGPRLEYRMTLFTAGPLTVWAYLSPRSNVLQGDGLRYAVSLDDAAPQVVNITKASGADDTTMNRQWERTTSDNVNLTSTRHVVAAPGPHVLKLWMIDPAVVVQKLVVDTGGLRPSYLGPPESTRLGR, from the coding sequence GTGACGTCCGAGGTACACCGCCGTGCCTTCCTCCAGCTGCTGGCCGTGGCCGGCGCCGGAACCGCCGTGCTGCCGGGAACCGCCGCGGCCGGCACGGGCTTTCCCCTGGTGGAGCGCGGGAAAGCCGCGACCATCGTGGTGGGTTCCGGGGATCGGCCGGGGGTGCGCCGCGTCGCCGGCGACCTCGCGGCCGACGTCGAGCGCGTCACGGGTGTGCGGCCCGCCGTCTCGATCGACGTCGTCCCCGCGCACGGGCCGGTGGTGCTGGTCGGCACCCTCGGCCACAGCCCGCTGGTCGACGACCTGGTCCGCGCGGGTCGCCTCGACGTCACCGGCGTCGCGGGCAAGTGGGAGACGTCGCTGAGCCAGGTCGTCGACGGGACGCTGGTGCTCACCGGCAGCGACCAGCGCGGCGTGATCTACGGCGTCTACGAGGTCTCGCGGCGCATCGGCGTCTCGCCGTGGTACTGGTGGGCCGACGTTCCGCCGCGGCGCAGCGCGGAGCTGCACCTGCCGGGCGAGCGGTTCAGCCTGGGCACGCCCCGCGTCAAGTACCGCGGGTTCTTCATCAACGACGAGAACCCGGCGCTCGGCACCTGGGCGCCGGCGTACTTCGGGCCGGGCAAGGCCCCGGGCTACCCGGGCGGCTTCACCCACGAGTTCTTCGCGAAGGTCTTCGAGACCATGCTGCGGTTACGGGCCAACTACCTGTGGCCGGCGGTCTGGGGCCGCGCGTTCGCCGAGGACGACCCGCTCAACCACGCGACGGCCAAGGAGTACGGCGTCGTCATGGGCACCTCGCACGAAGCGCCGATGATGCGCGGGATCGAGGAGTGGAACCGGCACGCGGTCGCCGCGGTCCGCGACGCGGCCGGCACCATCGTCACGCCCGGCCACGACCCGTACGGCGGCACGGGGGAGTGGAGCTTCCGCCGCAACGGCGAAGCGATCAAGGCCTACTGGGCCGACGGGATCCGCCGGATGGCCCGCGAGGACTTCGAAGGCGTCGTCACGCTCGGTATGCGCGGCAACGGCGACGTCAGCCTGCCCGACGGCGACGGAATCGAGCTGATGCGTGAGATCCTGGCCACCGAACGGGAGATCCTCGCGCGGGAGCTGACCACGGACGTCCCGCAGGTGTGGACGCTCTACAAGGAGGTCCAGCGCTACTGGGCGCAGGGCCTGCGGCCGGCCGACGACGTCATCGTCGTGTTCACCGACGACAACTGGGGCAACATCCGCAAGCACCCGGATCTCTCGTTGCCGCCGCATCCGGGCGGGTACGGGCTGTACTACCACTTCGACTACGTCGGCGGCGGCCGCAACTACAAGTGGGTCGACACCAGCCTCATCGCGAACACCTGGGAGCAGCTGAACCAGGCCGTCTCCTACGGCAACGACCGGCTGTGGGTCGTGAACGTCGGCGACCTGAAGGGCAACGAGCTGCCGCTGCAGTTCTTCCTCGACTACGCCTGGAATCCGTCGGCGCTGCCGGCGTCGCAACTGTCCACATGGGAGCGGAACTTCGCGGCGACGAACTTCGGGGCCGCGCCGGCGTCGGACATCGCGTCGGTGCTGCACGACTACGGGCGGCTGCAGTCGCGTCGCAAGCCGGAGCTGCTGAACCGGAAGATCACGCTCCAGGCCGACGGCACGATCGCGTACGACGACCAGGCGACGCCGTTCAGCCTGGTCAACTACCGCGAACTGGACACGGTCACCGACGAGTGGCAGGCGCTGGCCGCGCGTGCGTCGAAGATCTCTTCGCGACTGCCCGCGGTCTACCGCGACGCCTACTACGAGCTGGTGCTGTACGAGGTCGAGGCGACGGCGAACCTGTACGCGTTGCGGCGCGCCGAGTTCACGAACCTGCTGTACGCGGCGCAGGGTCGCGCGTCGGCGAACGCCCTGGCCGCCGTCACCGAGGCCCGGTTCGCCGACGACCTCGCGCTGGCGGCGAAGTACAACACCGGCATCGCGGGCGGCAAGTGGAACGGGTTCCAGACGCAGCCGCACATCGACTACGGCGACGTCGCGCGCTACGGCCCGAACGCGCCGTGGCAGCAGCCGGAGAAGGACAACGTCGCGCTGCCGGACGTCATCTTCCCGGCGGTGCAGCGGGTTTCCGTTCCCGCCGCCGCCGAGATGGGCGTGGCCGTCGACGGGTCCGAGCAGTGGTGGCCCGCGGCGCCGGGACGTCCGGTGCTGCCGGAGTTCAGCCCGTTCCAGAGCACGCCGGCGCAGTACGTCGACGTGTTCAACCGGGGGCGGACGCCGTTCCGCTGCACCGTCACGGCCGGGGCGCCGTGGGTACGCGTCGAGCCGCGCGGCGGCCGGGTGGACGAGGAGCTGCGGATGACGGTGCGGATCGACTGGGCCCGGGCGCCGAAGGGCACCACGACGGTGCCGATCACGGTGTCGGGCGCCGGACGCTCGGTCGTCGTGGACGCCGTGGTCGTCAACCGCTCGCTCCCGGTGACGTGGCGGCACGGGTTCGTCGAGGCCGGGGGACACGTCTCGATGGAGGCCGACCACGGCGACGCCGTGCCCGCGGCGGGCGTGTCGTGGCGGCGGATCCCGGACCTCGGCCGCACGGGCGCCGGGATGACGCCGTTCCCGGTGACGGCGCCGAGCCGGGCGGCAGGTACGGGCCCGCGGCTGGAGTACCGGATGACACTGTTCACGGCCGGGCCGTTGACGGTCTGGGCGTACCTTTCCCCGCGCAGCAACGTGCTGCAGGGCGACGGTCTGCGGTACGCGGTCTCACTGGACGACGCGGCCCCGCAGGTCGTCAACATCACGAAGGCGTCCGGCGCCGACGACACGACCATGAACCGCCAGTGGGAACGGACGACATCGGACAACGTCAACCTGACCTCGACGCGGCACGTGGTCGCCGCACCGGGCCCGCACGTGCTGAAGCTCTGGATGATCGACCCGGCGGTGGTGGTGCAGAAGCTGGTGGTCGACACGGGCGGCCTGCGGCCGAGCTACCTCGGACCGCCGGAGAGCACGAGGCTGGGAAGGTGA
- a CDS encoding LacI family DNA-binding transcriptional regulator, with protein MPVKSDDLEPAASRVTIARIAAETGVSVPTVSKVLNGRPDVAESTRARVEAVIGKYGYRRRADERSRRSRLLELMFHELESTWALEIIRGVEYVARENGMAVVLAESSGRHTPGQSWLESVLARRPVGIVSVCSDFTSGQLAKLRARDIPLVIVDPAGAPGPETPSIGATNWQGGLTATRHLVELGHRRIAMIGGPDGVLCSRARIDGYRTALETAGLAFDPALVRRGDFHVRSGYRELASLLTLPDRPTAVFAGSDLQALGVYEAARDAGLKIPADLSVVGFDDLPVARWLTPELTTIRQPLQEMAAAGARLAIALARGMAPEARRLELATSLVVRHSTAAPAEHVIPAPR; from the coding sequence ATGCCAGTGAAATCCGACGATCTCGAACCCGCAGCGTCGCGGGTCACCATCGCCCGGATCGCCGCCGAGACCGGCGTTTCCGTGCCGACCGTTTCGAAGGTGCTGAACGGACGTCCGGACGTCGCCGAAAGCACGCGCGCCCGCGTCGAAGCCGTCATCGGGAAATACGGTTACCGGCGGCGCGCCGACGAGCGTTCCCGCCGTTCCCGGCTGCTGGAACTGATGTTCCACGAACTCGAAAGCACGTGGGCGCTCGAAATCATCCGCGGGGTCGAGTACGTCGCCCGCGAAAACGGAATGGCGGTCGTGCTGGCGGAATCGTCGGGGCGGCACACGCCGGGGCAGAGCTGGCTGGAAAGCGTGCTCGCCCGGCGGCCGGTCGGCATCGTTTCGGTGTGTTCCGACTTCACGAGCGGGCAGCTGGCGAAACTGCGCGCGCGGGACATCCCGCTGGTGATCGTCGACCCCGCCGGCGCGCCCGGCCCGGAGACGCCCTCGATCGGGGCGACGAACTGGCAGGGCGGGCTGACCGCGACCCGGCACCTGGTGGAGCTGGGCCACCGCCGGATCGCGATGATCGGCGGCCCGGACGGCGTGCTGTGCAGCCGCGCCCGGATCGACGGTTACCGCACGGCACTGGAGACGGCGGGCCTGGCGTTCGACCCGGCCCTGGTCCGCCGGGGCGACTTCCACGTCCGGTCGGGCTACCGCGAGCTGGCATCACTGCTCACCCTCCCCGACCGCCCGACGGCGGTCTTCGCCGGCAGCGACCTGCAGGCCCTGGGCGTGTACGAGGCAGCCCGCGACGCGGGCCTGAAGATCCCCGCCGACCTGAGCGTGGTCGGCTTCGACGACCTCCCGGTGGCCAGGTGGCTGACCCCGGAGCTGACGACGATCCGCCAGCCCCTGCAGGAAATGGCGGCGGCGGGCGCCCGGCTGGCGATCGCACTGGCCCGCGGCATGGCCCCGGAAGCGAGACGGCTGGAACTGGCGACGAGCCTGGTGGTCCGCCACAGCACCGCGGCCCCGGCGGAGCACGTGATCCCCGCACCGAGATAA